The genomic window CCAGACCCGTGTCGTCCAGCTCCACGGACACGCCCTCGCCCGACTGGGTTTCCCTCACCATGCCGCCCCTCCGACACTCCCCGTACCGGCCCACCTTCAGCCGGTGACCGGAAACGTGGGGACCCTACCCCAGGGTCACATCGGGGGGAACGGCGGGCGTCACTACTCACGGCTCCGGTCCCCGGCTCACAGCCGTGAACCTGCCCGGCAGCACGCTCCACGGCCGCCCGTAGGCGGCCGGCCTCGGGATCACCGCCGGCCGCACCGCGCGGCCGCCTCGGCGGCGGTCGGTCAGCCGGCGGCGCGGGCCGCCTCGACGAACTCCGCGATGAGGGCGGGGTCCTTGACGCCTCGGCTCTGTTCCACGCCGCTGGAGACATCGACGCCCCAGGGGCGGGTGGCGGCGACGGCGCCGCGCACGTTCTCCGGCGTGAGACCCCCGGCGAGGAGCCACCTCTCTCCGTCGGCGGCCAGCGGCCTGCCGGACCAGTCCCAGGCGATGCCCGAGCCGGGGACGGGCGAGTCGAGGAGGAGCATGTCCTCGCCGAACTCCCCGCAGCGCGGCACGGAATCACCGAACGCCGCGGCGCGGATCAGGGTCCAGCCGCCGGTCGCCAGGTCGTCGTAGTAGGCGCGGTCCTCGGGGCCGTGCAGTTGGACGGCCCGGATTCCCGAGTCGGTGGCCAGGGACCGTACGTCGTCGAGGGGCTCCTCGCGGAAGACGCCGACCGTCAGGACGTGCTCCGGTACGCGGCGGCTCAGCCGTGCGGCCGTGGCGGCGTCGATACGGCGCGGGCTGGCCGAGAAGACGAAGCCGATGGCGTCGGCGCCCGCCTCGACGGCGGTGTCGACGTCCTGCTCGGTCTTCAGACCGCAGATCTTGATGAAGAGGGAGTCACTGGAGTTGCTCACCGCCCCAGCCTGCCGTATCGGCGGCGGAGACGGGAGGGCGGTCACCCGGTCCGGCGCGCCCGACGCGTTCAGCGCCACGCTCCCGACAGGCGCCGGGTGACGACCGCGCTGAGGATGCGCACGCCCCGGGTCGAGCCCGGGTCGATGCCGGTGAGTTCCCGCACCCGGCGGAGGCGGTAGTCGAGGGTGCGGGTGTGGACGTTGAGGGCGGTCGCGGTGGCGCCGCGGTGCATGTCGTGGCGGTAGTACGCGTCGAGGGTGACGAGCAGGTCCGGACCCGAGTCCAGCCGGCGGGCCACCGCGCTCAGCCAGTCGTCGACGAACGGCACGTCCGCGACGGCCAGTTCGACGAACACGTCCGCCAGGGTGTGCGGCCGCACCCGGGCGTCCGCCCGGCGCAGCGGGGCCGCTCGGCTGATCCGCCGGGCCCTGTCCAGGGCATCGGCCAGCCCGGACAGCGGGGCGGTGGCGGTACCGACGGCGCAGGGCCGGCCGAGGGCGCGGGCGAAGTCCCGGACGAGATCGGGCAAGTGGTCGGGGGTGAGATCGGGCAAGAGGTCGGGAACGGTGTGCGGCGGTACGTTTTCCGCTTCCGCGGCGCCGGCATTCAGGGGAGCCAGGGCGATCAGCTCACCGCTTCCGTCTCCGTTGTCCGGGCCCCACATGACCGGCACCTGGTGGCTCTTCACCAGCGTCTCGATCTCGTTTTCCAGGAAACGATCGACGGCGGGCAGGTCCGGCAGCCGGAACACCGTCACCGCGCAGTAATCGGGCAGTTCCATGTCGACGGCCGCGGCGAGTTCCGCCGCTATCGGATCGCCGTTCAGCAATGACCGGGCCAGCAGGGCGACCTGCTCGGCATACGGCATTCGGCGGCGCAGTACGCGGACGAATCCCTGGCGGTAGGCGCCGATGCCGCGTTCGCCCTGCGGGGCGAACCAGGTCATCATGCGCATGAGTTCGTCGACACCGCCGCCGCGCTGGGCCTCGGTCGCCTCGTTGATCTCACGCAGCATGAGCGCGGTGTGCACACGCAGCACTCGCTGCCGCGCGTCGAGGGACATTCCGGCCCCGGCCCGCAGCTCCCCCATCGACGCGATGTAGCCGAGGTCGTCGCCGGTCAACTCGCTGTTGTCCGGCGACAGTTCGACGGTACGACGCCGGAGCCACATCGCGTGTTCCAACGTCTCGGCCCGGGCCCGGGGGTCCTTGTCCAGGAACCCGAACTCCGGGATCTCACGCTCGTACGTCTCGACCTCGCGGCGGGCGTTGGTCGACGCCTGCCGGGCCAGTTCGGCGAAGAGGCTCCCCATGGACGCGAGCATGTCATTCCGGACGAACCGGCCGACAGACGAGATCCGGACGGCGTTCATCACTCCGCATAAATCGGCGTCAACCCTGCCGAGCAGGCTTTTGTCACAGTGCGCAAAATTCCCGGATCGGGGCGTTCCCGTCACCACTTCCGCTTGTGGAGGAGCTGTGAAACGGCCTTAATGAGAACCGCGTACACGCCCGTTGGGGGAACACGGCGGCACATCATTCCGGCGCGGCTCCGGCATGGTCCGGAAATCAGTGCGGGCGGAAGTACGGGAATTCTCAGACATGCGCCCCACAATGGCGCTCGCTCAAACGGGAGGGAAACTCCGATGAAAGCGGACAAGAGAAAGAGAATCATGGCGGCGGTCGCGGTCATGGCCACGTCGACGGCGCTCATGCTCGGCACTCCGGGCACCGGTTCGGCCGCCCCCGCCGCCACCCCCAGCCTGCGCGCCTACGGGATCACCGGTGACGGCACCCTGATGGCCGCGTTCTGGACCGACCGGCCGGACGTGCTCAACTGGGTCAGGGCCGTCACCGGCCTCAGCGGCGACACGGGCCTGATCGGCATCGACTTCCGGGTGCAGAACGGCCTGATGTACGGCGTGGGCAACAAGGGCGGCATCTACACGATCAAGATCCCGACGGGCACCCAGGACGTCGTGGTCACCAAGGTGTCACAGCTCCAGTACGCGCTGAACGGCACGAACTTCGGCGTCGACTTCAACCCGGCGGCCGACCGGCTGCGCGTGATCAGCGACAACGGCCAGAACCTGCGGCACAACCTGAATGACCACACGACCATCCAGGACCTGAACCTCACCACCCCGCCGATCGAGGGCACGACCAAGGGCGTCTCCGCCGCCGCCTACACGAACAACGACCTCGACGGGACCACGGCGACCACCCTGTTCGACATCAACACGACCAGCGACCAGGTCGTCATCCAGGCCCCAGCCAACAACGGCACGCTCTCCGCGACCGGCAACCTCGGCATCGATGCCCAGATCAACGCCGGCATGGACATCTTCAGCACCCTGAGCGGCGGCAAGACGGTCGACAACGCCGCCTTCGCCACCCTCACCGCCTCCGGCGCCGGCACGCCCTCCCTCTACAGCGTCAACGTCTTCACCGGGCAGACCACCCTCGTGAACGTGAACGAGCCCGCCAAGGCCAAGTTCCCCCTGAACATCACGGACGTGGCCATCTCCCTCACCGGCAGCTGACCCCGTAGAACCCACCCTCGCCGCGAAGGAGGCGGAGGACTGACGGGCCCGCAGGCCCGTCAGGTCAGCGCAGTTCCTCCAGGTCGAGGTCCGACCCCACGACCAGGGTCACCACGCCTGCGGCGTCCGCGGACCGGGTGGCCCTGGTGCCGGGCAGGCGCGAGGTGAGGACCTTCGCCTGCTTGGCGAGGTCCGCCGGGTACGTGACCGTGGTCTCGTCGGTGTTCTCGGGCGCGTTGCCCGTGCCGACGACGGTGAAGCCGGCCTCGCGCAGCTTCTCGGCGACATCGGCGGCGCGCCCGGTGACCCCGGTGCCGTTGAGGACCTGGACCCGTACGGCGGACGCGTAGACCAGGTCGTTCTTGGCCTGTGCCTGCAGCCGCTTCTTGTCGACCTCCTTGTCCTTGGCGAGGGAGGTGAAGAGGTCGGCGGCCTGCGGGTACTGCCAGACGATGTTGGCCTTGTCGGTGGGGACGTCGGCCTCGCGGGGGTAGTTGGGGACGGTCAGGAAGGTCAGCCGGTCGCTCGGGATGCCCTTGAGCTCGGAGGCGAGGTCGTAGAGGGGGTCGATGCCGGCGAGGTCCTCGTCCGTGGTCAGGGACTTGGTGGCGGACTGCAGGAAGTCGTAGAGCGACGTGGGGCTGGTCAGCTTGGACTTGGCCTTGGCGGCCAGGGCCTCCATGAACTCCTGCTGGCGTCCGATGCGTCCGATGTCGGAGCCGTCGCCGACGGCGTAGCGGGTCCGTACGTAGCCGAGCGCCGTCTCGCCCTTGACGGTCTGGCAGCCCGCCTCCATGTCCAGGTGGGCCTTGTCGTCCTTGATGGCCTGCTCGGGGCAGACCTCGATACCTTCCAGAGCGTCGACCATCCCCTTGAAGCCCTGGAAGTCGACCGACATGAAGCTGTCTATGCGCAGGCCGGTGTTGGCCTCGACCGTCCTGATCGAGCAGGCGGCGGCCCCGGCGACCTCGCCGCTCGCACCGCCGATCGCGAACGCCTCGTTGATCTTCGCCAGGTGCGGACCGGAGGTGCTGCCGTCGCCCTTGTCGCACGCCGATATCTCGACCCAGGAGTCACGCGGGAACGACACCACGGTGGCCCATTCGCGGTTCGCCGGGACGTGCAGCACCATCAGCGTGTCCGACTGCATGGTGGTCAGGCCGTCGCCGCCGTACTTCGCGTTGGCCCCGTCGCGGCTGTCCGAACCGACGACCATGATGTTCTTCGAACCCGGGCTGAGATTGGCCGGGCGGTCGCCGCCGAGCTTGCCGTCGACATCGGCACCCGTGATGTTGTTGTCGAGGTCCTTGTAGACCCAGGCGCCCACACCTCCGACACCGAGGACGAGCAGGGCCGCGCCGCCCGCGAACCAGCTCACCGTCCGGCCCCGCCGCGTCAGCCGCGTCCCCCCGCCACCGGCACCCGCGCGCCGCCTTCCCGTACCACTCACCGGCCTCCCCCGCCTCGGCCGCACCCGGCCGGTCGACTGCCCCCTGCGCGTCCGGCACTGGTGATCACCGGACCCGCAGGACTCTACATCCATGTAGATATACGTACAGGCGTCCGACTCGTCTCACCCCGCCCGGGCAGGCTTCAGCCGCCCCCTTCGCTCCTCGTCCCACTCAGCAGCTCACGCACCAGTCGCTCGTCGTCCGGCTCCAGCGAGGTGACGAAACTGGCCAGCACCGCCTCGCGGTCGCTCTCGCCGTCGAGCACCCTGCGCATCCGGTGCGCGGCCAGGCCCGCCTGATCCGAGGCGGGGGTCCACACGAAGGCGCGGCCGGCGCGCTCCCGGGTCACCGCGCCCTTGGCCAGCAGCCGGGTCAGGATCGTGATCACGGTCGTATAGGCGAGGTCCCCGCCCAGCCGCTCCTGCACCCACCCGGCGCGCTCCGGGCCGTCCGCCTCACGCAGCGCGGCCAGGACGAGGGCTTCCAGCTCCCCCTGCCCCCGCCGCCGGGGACGCTGCTGGTCCGTCACGCCCTGCCTCCTTCGCGCCGCCCCGACCTCACGGGCGGCCCATCGTATAGACGCCCGACCTGGCCACACCGATGGCCACACCCCGACCTCTACAGAATCGTAGAAGGCGGGGTGCTCAAAGAGCCCGCCCAGGAGGCCGGGGTGACCCCCGCCGGGCCGCCCGTCGCTCCGGGAGCCGCCCCGTAGGACCGCGTCGCCGGATCACCCCCTGCGGGTGATCCCCCGGCGCGGCAGGAGCGATGAGGTGGGTGTCCGGGGAACACCCCGGCGTACGGCGGAACGGACGAAGAGACCCGAGATGAACGATCCAGCGGCGGACCGGACGGAGCCGGCACGGCCCGGGCGGCGTGCGGTGGTCTTCGCCGTCGCGCGGGCCGTGTGCGTCGCGGCGGGCCTGGTCACCGCGTACTACCTGCTGCCCCTGGACAGGCCCGGCTCGTACGGCGCGTCGGCCGTGCTCGCGTGCGGCCTGGTGGCGGTCGTCCTGGTGTTCCTGTGGGAGGTGCGGGCCATCGTGCGCTCGCCCTGGCCCCGGCTGAAGGCCGTCGAGGCGCTGGCCGCCACGGTGGCGCTCTATCTGGTGCTCTTCGCCGGCGTGTACTACCTGCTGGAGCGGTCCACACCGGGCTCCTTCAGCGAACCGCTGACCAGGACGGACGCCCTGTACTTCACCCTGACCACGTTCACCACCGTCGGGTTCGGCGACATCTCCGCCCGCTCCCAGCCGGGGCGGGTGGTGACGATGCTTCAGATGCTCGGCGGGCTGCTGCTCGTGGGGGTCGCGGCACGCGTGCTCGCCGGCGCGGTCAAGGCGGGGCTGCGGCGGCGGGGCCGGGAGCCACCGGAGTAGGACACCCGGCCGGAACGCCGCGGAGACGGAGCCGGGCCGGGCAACCTGGCGGGCGGCCGACCGGAGGCCTGGACAGCCGGTTCAGGAGGAGCGAGTCATGACCATGTCGAGCGCATTCACGGCGTCGCTGTCGGTGGCCCAGAGGGCGGCCTACGGCAAGGACGCGCGCACACGGGCCTCGCGTTCCGCCCACGGCTGGTTCGAGGCGGACCGGGCACGGACCGACCCGATCGAGGTGATACAGCGTCAATCGGCCACCCGGCTGCCCGAGTTGGTGCCGATCCGCTACGGCCGCATGCTGGAGTCCCCGTTCCGCTTCTACCGGGGCGCGGCGGCGATCATGGCGTCGGATCTCGGGCGCCCGCCGAACACCGGTCTCGCGGTGCAGCTCTGCGGGGACGCCCATCTGCTCAACTTCCGGCTGCTGGCCTCGCCCGAGCGCCATCTGGTCTTCGACCTCAACGACTTCGACGAGACGCTGGCCGGGCCGTTCGAGTGGGACGTCAAGCGGCTGGCGGCCAGCTTCGCGATCGCGGGCCGGGAGAGCGGCTTCTCGGCCGACGAGCAGAACGGCACCGTCCGGACGTGTGTGAAGGCGTACCGGCGACGGATGCGCGAGTTCGCCGGCATGAACACCCTGGACATCTGGTACGCGCAGGACGACGCCGACCGGTTGCGGGAGCTGATGGCCTCGTCGATGGACAAGGAGAGCAGACGCCGTACGGCCGAGGCGGCGGCGAAGGCCCGTACGCGCACCCATCTCCAGGCCTTCGGGAAACTCACCCGGGTCACGCCCGAGGGCCGGCGGATCGCACCGGACCCACCGCTGATCACCCCGCTCCGGGACCTGCTGGCGGACCCCGCCGGGGAGGGGCAGGGGAGGGAACTCCAGCACGTGCTGGACGGGTATGTGCGGACCCTGTCGTCCGAGCGCCGCCACCTGCTGCGCCACTTCCACGTGGTGGACATGGCCCGGAAGGTGGTGGGCGTCGGCAGCGTCGGAACGCGCTGCTGGATCGTGCTCCTGCTCGGCCGGGACGACACCGACCCTCTGCTGCTGCAGGCCAAGGAGGCGCAGGAGTCCGTCCTCTCCGCCCAGCTCGGCGGCGACCGCTACGACAACCAGGGCCGCCGGGTGGTGTCCGGGCAGCGGCTGATCCAGACGACCAGTGACATCTTCCTGGGCTGGACCCACGTCGCCGGCCTGGACGGGCGGGAGCGGGACTTCTATGTACGGCAGCTGCGCGACTGGAAGGGCATCGCGCGGCCGGAGACCATGGATCCCGGCCTGCTGCGGCTGTTCGCGCGGCTGTGCGGTGCCAGTCTGGCGCGGGCCCACGCCCGCTCCGGCGACCCCGTCGCCATCGCCGCCTACCTGGGCGGCAGCGACCGCTTCGACCGCGCCATCGCCGAGTTCGCGCAGTCCTACGCCGACCAGAACGAGCGGGACTTCGAGGCGCTCGGCGTCGCCGCCCGCACGGGCAGGATCCACGCGGAAACCCTCTGATCCGCTCCGGGACTCACTCCGGCAGCTGGCGCATCTCCAGGACCCACAGTCCCAGGGACTGGCAGCGGGCCAGCAGCCCGTACAGGTGCGCCTCGTCCACGACGTGCCCGAACAGAACGGTCTGGCCGGACATCAGCACATGGTCCAGCTCAGGGAAGGCGCTGGTCAGTGCCTCCGACAGCTGTCCGTCGACGCGGATCTCGTAGCGCATGAGCTGTCAGCCCCCATGGCCTGGGACGGGCGGGCTGTGACGCCCCTTCCCTCCGATCGTCCGTCCCGGGGTGCCCGCCCGGCCTCACCCCGGGAAGGTGATACACCGCCCGGCCCGGGACTCCACCTGCTTCGGCGGGTTGGTCGGGGCAATGGGTCAGTGGTCAATGGGTCAGATAGAGCTTGAACGCGATGATCAGGAGACCGAGCAACAGGTTCACCGAGGCGGTGGCGGCGACCAGGCGCCACGAGGCGTCGGCCCTGCGTGCCGCGGCCGCCGACCAGCCCACCTGTCCCGCCACGGCCACCGAGAGCGCCAGCCACAGGGCACCCGAAAGGTCGAGGCCGAGGAGAGGGCTGACGGCCACGGCGACGGCCGGTGGGACGGCGGCGTTGACGATCGGCCACTCGTCGCGGCACACGTCCCGCACGATCCGGCGGTTCAGGCCCCGCTGCGCCAGGCGCGCGCCGAACAACTGGGCGTGCACGTGCGCTATCCAGAAGACCAGGCCGGTGAGGAGCAGCAGGAGGACGAGTTCCAGGTGGGGATAGGACCCCAGCGTGCCGGCGCCGATGATCACGGAGGCGGCCAGCATGGACCCGTAGACACCGCCGGTGTAGTCGGCGCGAGCCCGGCGCTCGCCGCCGTGCTCGGCCCGGGACGTGGCACGCCCGGTCACGGACATCTGCTCGGCCTCCTCTCGGAGTGGGTGCGTAGAGCCCCGGTCTCGATGCGACCGGCCTCGGATCCGGTGCGACGACCGCCCTCGGATCCGGTGCGGCCCTGGTGACCCAGCCGCCGCGCAACGGGCGGACGGCGATCCCCGCACCGGCCGGTCCGCCGATGACTCCGTAGGCGACGGCCCGGCCCCGTGTCCGGCACCATCAGGAACTGGGCCGTCCCGAGGACGATCAGAGCCCGCCGGTGTGTCACGGTGTCCACCTCGCCGAGTCGGCCCGGGACGCCGGTGCGCGTCGGCCGGACAGCGACCGCCGCCGGCCGGCGGCCGCCACCTCCATCGCAGCTCAGGAGCCCGCCCGGTGCCTCACCCGCCACGGGCGAGCCTGCCGGCCCACGGCTGGTGGCGCCGGGACGAGGTCACAGCAGCCCCTGCTCACGTGCGCGGCGTACCGCGTCGTTGCGGCGGTTCACCGCCAGTTTGCGGAAGACGCTCTTGAGGTGGGTCTTGACGGTGTTGACCGACACGCACAGGTCGGCGGCGATCTCCTCGGTGGACATCATCCGGTCCAGCCGGCGCAGCACATCTCGTTCGCGTCCGCTCAGTTCCTCCACGACCGGCGGCCGGTCCTCGGGCCCGGGCCTCCCGGTGTGCGACGGCGGTCCGGGGGTGAGCCAGCCGGCCGCCAGGGCCCTCAGCGGCGAGGTGTCGAGGACGGGCCGGAGCCAGCCGCCTGCTTCGACGAAGGGCCGGCGCAGGCGCTCGCGCCGCGCCTCGTGGAGCGCCTGCGCTACGAGCCTGCGCGCGGCGGCCGGGTCCCCCGACGCCGCAGCGACCTCGGCGCGGACCAGCAGGGCCCGTACCGTCACCGCGGGGCCGGTGCGGCTCCCGGGGCGCAGCCGGTCCAGCAGATCGAGCGCCGCGCGGGGCCGGCCCTCGGCGAGCCGGGCCCTCGCCTCGCCCACGGTGCACGCCGGCTGGTCGCCGGGCGCCGCGCTCAGCAGTTCCGCGGCCGCGTCGGGCCGGCCCTCGGCGAGGTGGGCGGCGGCGGCGACCAGCGCCGTGTGGCCCTCCGCCCAGGGGGAGAGCACCTCGGCGGCGACGACCGGTTCCCTCACTTCGAGGGCGCCCCGGGTGTCGCCGTGGGCCAGCAGCAGGCGGGCGGTGGCGATGGCCCGGCCGGCCTCCGTCACCGGGTCCCGCATCCCGGTGCGGGCGTCCGCCGCCGCGTCGAGGTGGGCACGGGCCGACCGCAGTTCGTCGCGGTCGACGGCCACGGCGGCCAGGACCAGCCGTCCGAGGCCGACGTCGGACGGCTGGGGCAGGCCGTACCGCTCGGAGACGGTCAGCGCCGCCATGGCCTTGCGCTCGGCCCTGCCGAGCCAGCCGTTCAGATAGTCGATGAGGGCGAGGCGGCCGAGGGAGTCCGCGCGCGGCAGCGCCGTCGACGCGCCGCCGGAGCCGTCGGCCACCAGCGACAGGGCGGCACGCGCCGCCTCGAAGCGCCCGGCCCACAGCCGCGTCGACCCCAGATGGGTCAGGAGGAGGGCGGTGAGTTCGGGGTGCTTGTCCAGGAGGTGGGCGGGAACCCGTTCCCGCAGCCGCTCGGCCGTTCCGGCGGCCAGCTCCGCCCTGCCCGGCGAACCGGTCAGCCGGGCCGCCAAGGCCTCCAGCAGGGCACAGCTCAGCCGGGCCGCCGCCCGGCCCGGTCCGTCCTCCGTCTCCGTCCGGTTCTCCTCGGCCGCCAGGCTCCGTTCCGCGTGCCGCAAGTGGGTCAGACCTCGGTCGAGGTCACATCGGGAGAGCTCACGGGCCGCCCGTACGAGATCCGTGGCGGGACTCGTGGCCTCGGGGCTCATCCGGGAGAACAACTCGGCGAGGTCGTCGGAGCGCAGGCCGGTGAAGAGCCTGCCGATGGCGAGGTCGTCGACGAGGGCGCCGGCGGTGAACTCCCAGTCGCCCGCGGCGGCCCCGTGACCGAGCGCTTCCGTGAGGGTTCCCGAACGCCGCAGCCATTCGGCGGCCCGGTGGTGCAGTGCGGGCTCCAGGCCGGGTGAGCGCATCCGCAGATGGGCGCGGAGGATCTCCCCGAACAGCGGGTGGAGGCGGTACCAGGCGTGCCCGAGGTCCTCGACGAACGCGTTCTCGCGGTGCAGCCCGGCCAGGATGCCCTCGGCGTCGGCGCGCCCGGTCAGCGCGTTCGCCAGGTCGGGGCAGAACCGCTCCAGGACGCTGACCCGCAGAAGGAGATCCCGTGTCCCGGGGGCCTGCCGCTGGAGCACCTCCGCGAGCAGGAAGTCGGCGACCGCCGTGCGCTCGGCCTCGAACTGCTTCAGATACGTCTCCGGATCGGGGCTTTCCTGGGCGGCCAGCGCGCACAGCCGCAGACCGGCGGCCCACCCCCGGGTCCGCTCCACGAGCGCCTCCACCGCGCGCGGCGGGAGCCGCAGTCCGTGCAGCCCCAGCAGTACGGACGCTTCCTCGGGCGTGAAGGCCAGCTCGGCACCTCTGATCTCCGTCATGTCGCCGGCCGCCCGGTGGCGGTGCAGCGGGAGCAGCGGTTCGGTGCGGGTGACGAGGATCAGGCGCATGCCCGGTGCCGCGTGGTGCAGCAGGAACTCCAGTTGTTCCGCGATCTCCGGGTCGGTCACGCGGTCGTACTCGTCGAGCACCACGATCACGGGCCGCTCCCGGGCGCTCAGCTCGGTGGCGAGCCGCGTCAGCAGCGTACGGTCCACGCGGCCGGCGTC from Streptomyces sp. DSM 40750 includes these protein-coding regions:
- a CDS encoding phosphoribosylanthranilate isomerase; the protein is MSNSSDSLFIKICGLKTEQDVDTAVEAGADAIGFVFSASPRRIDAATAARLSRRVPEHVLTVGVFREEPLDDVRSLATDSGIRAVQLHGPEDRAYYDDLATGGWTLIRAAAFGDSVPRCGEFGEDMLLLDSPVPGSGIAWDWSGRPLAADGERWLLAGGLTPENVRGAVAATRPWGVDVSSGVEQSRGVKDPALIAEFVEAARAAG
- a CDS encoding PucR family transcriptional regulator encodes the protein MGSLFAELARQASTNARREVETYEREIPEFGFLDKDPRARAETLEHAMWLRRRTVELSPDNSELTGDDLGYIASMGELRAGAGMSLDARQRVLRVHTALMLREINEATEAQRGGGVDELMRMMTWFAPQGERGIGAYRQGFVRVLRRRMPYAEQVALLARSLLNGDPIAAELAAAVDMELPDYCAVTVFRLPDLPAVDRFLENEIETLVKSHQVPVMWGPDNGDGSGELIALAPLNAGAAEAENVPPHTVPDLLPDLTPDHLPDLVRDFARALGRPCAVGTATAPLSGLADALDRARRISRAAPLRRADARVRPHTLADVFVELAVADVPFVDDWLSAVARRLDSGPDLLVTLDAYYRHDMHRGATATALNVHTRTLDYRLRRVRELTGIDPGSTRGVRILSAVVTRRLSGAWR
- a CDS encoding DUF4394 domain-containing protein, whose protein sequence is MAAVAVMATSTALMLGTPGTGSAAPAATPSLRAYGITGDGTLMAAFWTDRPDVLNWVRAVTGLSGDTGLIGIDFRVQNGLMYGVGNKGGIYTIKIPTGTQDVVVTKVSQLQYALNGTNFGVDFNPAADRLRVISDNGQNLRHNLNDHTTIQDLNLTTPPIEGTTKGVSAAAYTNNDLDGTTATTLFDINTTSDQVVIQAPANNGTLSATGNLGIDAQINAGMDIFSTLSGGKTVDNAAFATLTASGAGTPSLYSVNVFTGQTTLVNVNEPAKAKFPLNITDVAISLTGS
- a CDS encoding LCP family protein; amino-acid sequence: MSGTGRRRAGAGGGGTRLTRRGRTVSWFAGGAALLVLGVGGVGAWVYKDLDNNITGADVDGKLGGDRPANLSPGSKNIMVVGSDSRDGANAKYGGDGLTTMQSDTLMVLHVPANREWATVVSFPRDSWVEISACDKGDGSTSGPHLAKINEAFAIGGASGEVAGAAACSIRTVEANTGLRIDSFMSVDFQGFKGMVDALEGIEVCPEQAIKDDKAHLDMEAGCQTVKGETALGYVRTRYAVGDGSDIGRIGRQQEFMEALAAKAKSKLTSPTSLYDFLQSATKSLTTDEDLAGIDPLYDLASELKGIPSDRLTFLTVPNYPREADVPTDKANIVWQYPQAADLFTSLAKDKEVDKKRLQAQAKNDLVYASAVRVQVLNGTGVTGRAADVAEKLREAGFTVVGTGNAPENTDETTVTYPADLAKQAKVLTSRLPGTRATRSADAAGVVTLVVGSDLDLEELR
- a CDS encoding BlaI/MecI/CopY family transcriptional regulator yields the protein MTDQQRPRRRGQGELEALVLAALREADGPERAGWVQERLGGDLAYTTVITILTRLLAKGAVTRERAGRAFVWTPASDQAGLAAHRMRRVLDGESDREAVLASFVTSLEPDDERLVRELLSGTRSEGGG
- a CDS encoding ion channel codes for the protein MNDPAADRTEPARPGRRAVVFAVARAVCVAAGLVTAYYLLPLDRPGSYGASAVLACGLVAVVLVFLWEVRAIVRSPWPRLKAVEALAATVALYLVLFAGVYYLLERSTPGSFSEPLTRTDALYFTLTTFTTVGFGDISARSQPGRVVTMLQMLGGLLLVGVAARVLAGAVKAGLRRRGREPPE
- a CDS encoding DUF2252 domain-containing protein; this translates as MTMSSAFTASLSVAQRAAYGKDARTRASRSAHGWFEADRARTDPIEVIQRQSATRLPELVPIRYGRMLESPFRFYRGAAAIMASDLGRPPNTGLAVQLCGDAHLLNFRLLASPERHLVFDLNDFDETLAGPFEWDVKRLAASFAIAGRESGFSADEQNGTVRTCVKAYRRRMREFAGMNTLDIWYAQDDADRLRELMASSMDKESRRRTAEAAAKARTRTHLQAFGKLTRVTPEGRRIAPDPPLITPLRDLLADPAGEGQGRELQHVLDGYVRTLSSERRHLLRHFHVVDMARKVVGVGSVGTRCWIVLLLGRDDTDPLLLQAKEAQESVLSAQLGGDRYDNQGRRVVSGQRLIQTTSDIFLGWTHVAGLDGRERDFYVRQLRDWKGIARPETMDPGLLRLFARLCGASLARAHARSGDPVAIAAYLGGSDRFDRAIAEFAQSYADQNERDFEALGVAARTGRIHAETL
- a CDS encoding LuxR C-terminal-related transcriptional regulator, which gives rise to MSAVAGFEESGAGPTVPCVDPHGDPFLRTRFAVPARPATFLRRKRLVDHLDQALRTPLTIVNGPAGAGKTLLVADWAAGRDGPVAWLTAETGDQGPGMFWAYLLQALRASGVPLPTEVGCPADAGRVDRTLLTRLATELSARERPVIVVLDEYDRVTDPEIAEQLEFLLHHAAPGMRLILVTRTEPLLPLHRHRAAGDMTEIRGAELAFTPEEASVLLGLHGLRLPPRAVEALVERTRGWAAGLRLCALAAQESPDPETYLKQFEAERTAVADFLLAEVLQRQAPGTRDLLLRVSVLERFCPDLANALTGRADAEGILAGLHRENAFVEDLGHAWYRLHPLFGEILRAHLRMRSPGLEPALHHRAAEWLRRSGTLTEALGHGAAAGDWEFTAGALVDDLAIGRLFTGLRSDDLAELFSRMSPEATSPATDLVRAARELSRCDLDRGLTHLRHAERSLAAEENRTETEDGPGRAAARLSCALLEALAARLTGSPGRAELAAGTAERLRERVPAHLLDKHPELTALLLTHLGSTRLWAGRFEAARAALSLVADGSGGASTALPRADSLGRLALIDYLNGWLGRAERKAMAALTVSERYGLPQPSDVGLGRLVLAAVAVDRDELRSARAHLDAAADARTGMRDPVTEAGRAIATARLLLAHGDTRGALEVREPVVAAEVLSPWAEGHTALVAAAAHLAEGRPDAAAELLSAAPGDQPACTVGEARARLAEGRPRAALDLLDRLRPGSRTGPAVTVRALLVRAEVAAASGDPAAARRLVAQALHEARRERLRRPFVEAGGWLRPVLDTSPLRALAAGWLTPGPPSHTGRPGPEDRPPVVEELSGRERDVLRRLDRMMSTEEIAADLCVSVNTVKTHLKSVFRKLAVNRRNDAVRRAREQGLL